From Prevotella melaninogenica, the proteins below share one genomic window:
- a CDS encoding MFS transporter, which yields MTDKIQTSLRDSAAMRWTALLLLSLAMFCAYIFVDILSPIKELMQEQRGWDSTAFGTMQGSETFLNVFVFFLIFAGIILDKMGVRFTAILSGAVMLAGALIKYYAISDSFAGSALDVWFTNNLNHIPVFEQLGVSPFYQGMPASAKVAACGFMIFGCGVEMAGITVSRGIVKWFKGREMALAMGSEMALARLGVATCMIFSPFFAKLGGDINVSRSVAFGVVLICIALMMFIVYFFMDKKLDSQTGEAEEKDDPFKISDLGKILSSMGFWLVALLCVLYYSAIFPFQKYAVNMLQCNLTFHELPAGSFWASSSVTIIQYVIMLVVAATAFMFNFMKNKALKNFMLFLSVLSLVVYCYMGYMRQSAESIFAVFPLLAVGITPILGSYVDHKGKAASMLVLGSLLLIVCHLTFAFVLPQFKSSQVGGVIVAYVTILVLGASFSLVPASLWPSVPKLVDAKIIGSAYALIFWIQNIGLWLFPLLIGKVLDKTNVGVTDPTQLNYTAPLVMLAGLGVIALIIGLTLKVVDKKRNLGLEEPNIKE from the coding sequence ATGACTGATAAAATTCAAACATCATTGAGAGATTCAGCAGCGATGCGCTGGACGGCTCTCCTCCTTTTATCCCTGGCAATGTTCTGTGCCTACATCTTTGTTGATATCCTTTCTCCAATCAAGGAGTTGATGCAGGAGCAGAGAGGTTGGGACTCAACCGCATTCGGTACTATGCAGGGTTCAGAGACATTCCTTAATGTCTTCGTTTTCTTCCTCATCTTCGCAGGTATCATCCTCGATAAGATGGGCGTTCGTTTCACTGCTATCTTGTCTGGTGCAGTGATGTTAGCTGGTGCTTTAATCAAGTACTATGCCATCAGCGACAGCTTTGCTGGTAGTGCACTTGACGTATGGTTTACCAATAACCTCAACCACATTCCTGTCTTCGAGCAGTTGGGTGTATCTCCTTTCTATCAGGGTATGCCAGCCTCTGCAAAGGTTGCAGCTTGTGGTTTCATGATATTTGGTTGTGGCGTTGAGATGGCAGGTATCACTGTTTCTCGTGGTATTGTAAAGTGGTTCAAGGGTCGTGAGATGGCATTGGCAATGGGTTCAGAGATGGCTTTGGCTCGTCTTGGTGTTGCTACCTGTATGATTTTCTCACCATTCTTTGCTAAACTTGGTGGCGATATTAATGTTTCTCGTTCTGTAGCTTTCGGTGTAGTACTTATCTGTATTGCATTGATGATGTTCATCGTTTACTTCTTCATGGATAAGAAGCTCGACTCACAGACAGGTGAGGCAGAGGAGAAAGACGATCCATTCAAGATTAGCGACCTTGGTAAGATTCTGTCAAGTATGGGCTTCTGGCTCGTAGCATTGCTCTGTGTGCTTTATTACTCAGCTATCTTCCCATTCCAGAAGTACGCTGTAAATATGCTTCAGTGTAACCTTACCTTCCACGAACTTCCTGCAGGTTCATTCTGGGCTTCATCAAGTGTGACTATCATACAGTATGTTATCATGCTCGTTGTTGCTGCAACTGCATTCATGTTCAACTTCATGAAGAATAAGGCTTTGAAGAATTTTATGCTCTTCTTGTCTGTTTTGAGCCTTGTAGTTTATTGCTACATGGGTTATATGCGTCAGTCTGCAGAGTCTATCTTTGCTGTATTCCCATTGCTCGCAGTAGGTATTACACCAATCCTTGGTAGCTATGTTGATCATAAGGGTAAGGCAGCTTCTATGCTCGTTTTGGGTTCATTGCTTCTGATTGTTTGTCACCTCACTTTTGCCTTTGTTCTTCCACAGTTTAAGTCAAGCCAGGTAGGTGGTGTTATCGTTGCTTATGTAACCATCCTCGTTCTCGGTGCTTCTTTCTCACTCGTACCAGCTTCATTGTGGCCAAGTGTTCCAAAACTCGTAGATGCAAAGATTATTGGTTCTGCTTACGCCCTTATCTTCTGGATTCAGAATATCGGTCTGTGGTTGTTCCCACTCCTTATTGGTAAGGTACTTGATAAGACAAACGTAGGTGTTACTGACCCAACACAGCTCAACTACACAGCTCCGTTGGTTATGCTTGCTGGTTTGGGTGTGATTGCTCTTATCATTGGTCTTACTTTGAAGGTAGTAGATAAGAAGCGCAACCTCGGTTTGGAAGAGCCAAATATCAAGGAATAA
- a CDS encoding HDIG domain-containing metalloprotein produces MDYQVIINKYYPEDNELRHILLVHSRAVADKALAIADCHPELSLDRQFIEEAAMLHDIGIVRCNASGIQCFGTEPYICHGRIGAEMLRAEGFPRHARVCERHTGAGITRSQIIAQKLPLPQQDFLPETMEEKVICYADKFFSKSHLDEEKTIEQAIASLSKFGEEGVVRFREWVKMF; encoded by the coding sequence ATGGATTACCAAGTAATTATCAATAAATACTATCCCGAGGATAACGAACTACGTCATATCCTTCTTGTTCATAGTCGTGCTGTAGCGGATAAAGCACTTGCTATTGCTGATTGTCATCCAGAGTTATCGCTTGACAGACAGTTCATTGAGGAAGCTGCAATGCTACATGATATAGGTATCGTACGTTGCAATGCCTCAGGCATACAATGTTTCGGCACTGAGCCTTATATCTGTCATGGTCGTATTGGTGCAGAGATGTTGCGTGCAGAAGGCTTCCCTCGACATGCTCGCGTTTGTGAACGTCATACTGGAGCGGGTATCACTCGTAGCCAAATCATTGCACAAAAGCTGCCACTTCCTCAGCAAGACTTCCTCCCTGAAACCATGGAAGAGAAGGTAATTTGTTATGCTGATAAGTTCTTTTCTAAGTCTCATCTTGATGAAGAGAAGACGATAGAGCAAGCAATAGCAAGTCTTTCCAAGTTTGGCGAAGAAGGTGTTGTACGCTTTCGTGAGTGGGTCAAGATGTTCTAA
- a CDS encoding ExbD/TolR family protein, translating to MKLYRGRNHEIPALNTASMPDLIFSILFFFMLVVHMRKANVHVKYQVPMATELSRMYNNSTIQHIYIGRPINSLGQVEGEKMVVQLNDHITTIPEIKKYLIQLSAALPPEQRKELSVSIKADRHADMGTIMDLKQVLREANVLNVNFTATMSRNNKLK from the coding sequence ATGAAACTCTATCGTGGAAGAAATCATGAGATCCCTGCATTGAACACAGCTTCTATGCCCGATCTTATCTTCTCTATTCTTTTCTTCTTCATGCTGGTTGTACACATGAGGAAAGCAAACGTACACGTAAAGTACCAAGTGCCAATGGCAACAGAGCTTTCACGCATGTATAATAATTCAACTATACAGCACATCTATATTGGTCGTCCCATCAATAGTCTCGGTCAAGTAGAAGGAGAGAAGATGGTTGTACAATTAAATGACCATATCACAACGATTCCTGAAATAAAGAAATATCTGATTCAACTCTCTGCCGCCTTACCGCCAGAACAGCGCAAGGAGCTAAGTGTAAGCATCAAGGCAGACCGCCATGCAGATATGGGTACGATTATGGATCTCAAACAAGTGTTGAGAGAGGCTAACGTGTTGAATGTCAACTTTACAGCCACAATGAGTAGGAATAACAAACTGAAGTAG
- a CDS encoding RNA polymerase sigma-70 factor — MTLPEQRFRQIFRALYPSLSFYATRLVQDDEAEDIVQEAFMELWKRKEDIEDESHIKAFLYRIVYTRALNIIKHRTVVNNHADSVKKVTQFKLDYYDPEANDVMGYIEGLETRKQINDAISELPAKCREVFILSYQHDKKNKEIAEQLGISIRTVEVHLYKALKTLRTRLKRHT; from the coding sequence ATGACATTACCAGAACAAAGGTTCCGACAGATATTTAGGGCATTATATCCCTCCCTCTCCTTCTATGCTACTCGTCTTGTACAAGACGATGAGGCAGAGGATATCGTACAGGAAGCTTTCATGGAGTTATGGAAACGAAAAGAAGACATTGAAGACGAGAGCCATATCAAGGCTTTCCTCTATCGTATTGTCTATACTCGTGCGCTCAATATCATTAAGCACCGCACCGTTGTCAATAACCATGCTGACAGCGTGAAGAAAGTAACTCAGTTCAAGTTAGACTATTATGACCCAGAGGCTAACGACGTAATGGGCTACATAGAAGGACTGGAAACAAGAAAGCAAATCAACGATGCCATCAGCGAACTTCCTGCTAAATGTCGTGAAGTTTTCATACTGAGTTATCAGCACGATAAGAAAAACAAGGAGATTGCAGAGCAGTTAGGAATCTCGATTCGCACTGTTGAGGTACATTTATACAAGGCTTTGAAGACTTTAAGAACAAGGTTAAAGCGACATACTTAA
- a CDS encoding biotin/lipoyl-binding protein, whose amino-acid sequence MGKKIEFSLIYRDMWQSSGKFQPRKDELVRIAPVFVEMGCFARVETNGGAFEQVNLLAGENPNESVRAYTKILHEAGIKTHMLDRGLNALRMYPVPDDVRALMYRVKHAQGVDITRLFDGLNDIRNIAPALKWAKEAGMTPQGTLCITTSPVHTIEYYCKLADEEIAAGAEELCLKDMAGIGQPAFLGELTRRIKEKHPDIILEYHGHSGPGLSMASMLEVAKNGIDILDVAIEPLSWGKVHPDVISVQSMLKNAGFDVPEINMDAYMKARAMTQEFIDEWLGYFINPQNKIMSSLLLSCGLPGGMMGSMMADLGGIRSTINNLRKKKGEPELSVDDMLVKLFDEVAYVWPRVGYPPLVTPFSQYTKNIALMNLLTLEQGKGRFVMMDDSMWGMILGKSGRVPGEICQELKDLAKQKGLEFTDADPHTLLPNALDDFRKEMDENGWDYGQDDEELFELAMHPEQYRNYKSGQAKKNFLADLQAAKDAKLGAKVSPEEAAAFKHAKADAIVSPVKGQLFWEFQGDGEAAPTIEPFIGKEYKEGDVFCYVQAPWGEFVTVPAALGGKLVEINAKQGAKVDKGDVIAYIERAHEE is encoded by the coding sequence ATGGGAAAGAAAATTGAGTTCAGTCTCATTTATCGAGACATGTGGCAGAGCTCTGGTAAGTTCCAGCCACGTAAGGATGAGTTAGTTCGTATCGCACCAGTCTTCGTTGAGATGGGCTGTTTTGCACGTGTAGAAACCAATGGTGGTGCATTTGAACAGGTTAATCTTTTAGCTGGTGAGAACCCAAACGAGTCTGTACGTGCCTACACCAAGATTCTGCATGAAGCTGGTATCAAGACGCACATGCTTGACCGCGGTCTGAACGCTTTGCGTATGTATCCTGTTCCTGATGATGTTCGTGCATTGATGTATCGTGTAAAGCATGCTCAGGGTGTGGATATCACTCGTCTTTTCGACGGTCTGAATGACATTCGTAATATTGCACCTGCATTGAAGTGGGCTAAGGAAGCTGGTATGACTCCACAGGGAACACTCTGTATCACTACCTCTCCTGTTCATACAATTGAGTACTACTGTAAGTTGGCTGATGAGGAAATTGCAGCTGGTGCAGAGGAACTTTGTTTGAAGGATATGGCTGGTATCGGTCAGCCTGCATTCCTTGGTGAGTTGACTCGTCGCATTAAGGAGAAACATCCAGACATTATTCTTGAATATCACGGTCACTCTGGTCCAGGTTTGTCAATGGCTTCTATGCTTGAGGTAGCCAAGAATGGTATTGATATTCTTGATGTTGCTATTGAGCCTTTGTCATGGGGTAAGGTTCATCCAGACGTTATCTCTGTACAGAGCATGTTGAAGAATGCTGGCTTTGATGTACCAGAAATCAACATGGATGCCTACATGAAGGCACGTGCTATGACTCAGGAGTTTATTGATGAGTGGCTCGGCTACTTCATTAACCCACAGAATAAGATTATGAGTTCATTGCTTCTTAGCTGTGGTTTGCCAGGTGGTATGATGGGTTCAATGATGGCTGACCTTGGTGGTATTCGTTCAACTATCAATAACCTCCGCAAGAAGAAGGGCGAACCAGAGCTTTCTGTTGATGATATGCTTGTTAAGTTGTTCGATGAGGTGGCATATGTATGGCCACGCGTAGGTTATCCTCCATTGGTGACTCCATTCTCACAATATACAAAGAACATTGCCCTTATGAACCTCCTCACCCTTGAGCAGGGTAAGGGTCGCTTCGTAATGATGGACGATTCTATGTGGGGAATGATTCTTGGTAAGAGTGGTCGTGTTCCTGGTGAGATATGTCAGGAGTTGAAAGACCTTGCTAAGCAGAAGGGTCTTGAGTTCACTGATGCCGATCCTCACACCTTACTTCCAAACGCTCTTGACGACTTCCGTAAGGAAATGGATGAGAACGGATGGGATTACGGACAGGATGATGAGGAACTCTTCGAGTTGGCTATGCACCCAGAGCAGTACCGTAACTACAAGAGCGGACAGGCTAAGAAGAACTTCCTTGCTGACCTTCAGGCTGCAAAGGATGCTAAACTCGGTGCAAAGGTAAGCCCAGAGGAGGCAGCAGCATTCAAGCATGCTAAGGCTGATGCTATCGTTTCTCCTGTTAAGGGTCAGCTCTTCTGGGAATTCCAAGGTGATGGTGAGGCTGCTCCAACTATCGAACCATTCATCGGTAAGGAGTATAAAGAAGGTGATGTATTCTGCTACGTTCAAGCTCCTTGGGGCGAGTTCGTGACTGTTCCTGCTGCCCTCGGTGGTAAGTTAGTGGAAATCAACGCTAAGCAGGGTGCCAAGGTAGACAAGGGCGACGTTATCGCTTACATCGAGAGAGCACACGAAGAATAA
- a CDS encoding Lrp/AsnC family transcriptional regulator, with protein sequence MAHRSLDRLDKKILHLISEDARIPFLEVARACNVSGAAIHQRIQKLTNLGVLKGSQFIIDPERIGYETCAFIGLNLKNPEKFDDVVEALRQIPEIVECHYTTGEYDLFLKIYAYNNHHLMSVIHDKLMPLGLSRSESSISYNAVIDRTLPIEGMKVADVVLDDDEEDEE encoded by the coding sequence ATGGCACATAGAAGTTTAGATCGTCTTGATAAGAAGATTCTGCACCTCATTTCTGAGGATGCAAGAATTCCATTCCTTGAGGTTGCACGTGCATGTAACGTCAGCGGTGCAGCCATTCATCAACGTATTCAGAAGTTAACAAATCTTGGAGTATTAAAGGGTTCACAGTTTATTATAGACCCAGAGCGTATCGGTTATGAGACCTGTGCATTCATTGGTTTGAACCTTAAGAATCCTGAGAAATTTGATGATGTTGTTGAAGCTCTGCGTCAGATTCCAGAGATTGTAGAGTGTCACTACACCACAGGTGAGTATGACCTCTTCTTGAAGATTTACGCATACAACAACCATCACCTTATGTCTGTCATTCACGACAAGCTGATGCCACTTGGTCTGTCACGCAGCGAGAGCTCAATCTCTTACAATGCTGTTATCGACCGCACCTTACCTATTGAGGGTATGAAGGTTGCTGACGTCGTTTTAGATGATGATGAAGAGGACGAGGAGTAA
- a CDS encoding FecR family protein, whose protein sequence is MSEINNKTIKDYLIGKATAKEMEQLAEWLAVSEENQKEFFEMELAFHLGKNNSFATSKKIEEAETKLFDQITEYEEQNRNKNKLYFLRYAAAIIVAVLLIGGGLFAYLHQSAETITIAAMNEVKKVVLPDNSTVWLNKGATISYADNFEGDERKVNLKGEALFHVTKNAAKPFIVNSDGASAKVLGTTFNFKDQATDGKEVISLIEGRLEVTGLNGEGKVVLHPNQKATVSKDSKTIKTENSYALADAVWRDDIIPFNNMRINEIAKILEQLYDYKIIVDAKLDHTKTYTGVIKRNKDIRNVLDGLSYTISFHYTIHDKEITLSE, encoded by the coding sequence ATGAGTGAAATAAATAACAAGACCATTAAAGACTATCTTATTGGCAAAGCAACAGCCAAGGAGATGGAGCAGCTGGCTGAATGGCTGGCAGTCTCGGAGGAAAACCAAAAGGAATTCTTCGAGATGGAGTTGGCTTTCCATTTAGGAAAGAACAACTCGTTTGCTACATCTAAGAAAATTGAAGAAGCAGAGACTAAACTATTTGACCAAATCACTGAATACGAAGAACAGAACAGAAATAAGAATAAACTTTATTTTCTCCGCTATGCTGCAGCAATTATTGTTGCCGTATTACTGATTGGAGGAGGACTCTTTGCCTATCTTCACCAGTCTGCAGAAACGATTACTATTGCAGCGATGAACGAGGTAAAGAAAGTCGTTTTACCTGATAATTCTACCGTATGGCTCAACAAGGGAGCTACAATTAGTTATGCAGATAACTTTGAGGGCGACGAGCGTAAGGTAAACTTAAAGGGCGAAGCATTGTTCCACGTAACAAAGAACGCTGCAAAACCATTCATTGTAAACAGTGATGGAGCATCAGCAAAGGTATTGGGAACAACCTTCAACTTTAAAGATCAAGCTACTGATGGAAAAGAAGTTATCAGTTTGATAGAAGGTAGATTGGAAGTAACAGGACTGAACGGAGAAGGAAAGGTTGTCCTTCATCCTAACCAAAAGGCTACTGTCAGCAAGGATTCCAAGACCATTAAGACAGAAAACAGTTATGCACTTGCCGACGCTGTATGGCGTGACGACATAATCCCATTTAACAATATGCGAATCAATGAGATTGCCAAAATCCTTGAGCAGCTCTACGATTACAAGATTATTGTTGACGCTAAGTTAGACCACACAAAAACTTACACAGGTGTAATCAAGAGAAACAAGGATATAAGAAATGTCTTAGACGGACTTTCTTATACCATCTCTTTCCACTACACCATCCACGACAAAGAGATAACCCTCTCAGAATAA
- a CDS encoding RluA family pseudouridine synthase produces the protein MIRKNPYTEEKYKHYKVTAPAPLLEWLLANLNESKSKVKATLQNRGIKVNGKCVTQFDHPLKAGDKISVSKSKKNDLFRSRYVKIVYEDRFLVVIEKNIGILSMAAGHSSLNVKTVLDDYFRKTKQKCTAHVVHRLDRDTSGLMIYAKDIQTEQLLEHDWHNIVYDRRYVAVVSGEMEHDEGTIANWLKDNKSYVTYSSPVDNGGKYAVTHFHVLDRTVAHSLVEYQLETGRKNQIRVHSADMGHPVCGDIKYGNGDDPLHRLCLHAYVLCFHHPVTHQRMEFETPIPAVFRHLFK, from the coding sequence ATGATAAGAAAGAACCCATATACAGAAGAAAAATATAAGCATTATAAGGTGACGGCCCCCGCTCCATTGCTTGAATGGTTGTTGGCTAACCTGAATGAGAGTAAGAGTAAGGTTAAGGCAACGCTACAGAATCGTGGTATCAAGGTGAATGGTAAGTGCGTTACACAGTTTGACCATCCACTGAAGGCTGGCGACAAGATATCTGTTAGCAAGAGCAAGAAGAACGATCTCTTCCGTAGTCGCTATGTGAAGATCGTCTATGAAGACAGATTTTTGGTAGTGATTGAAAAGAATATTGGTATTCTTTCAATGGCTGCTGGCCATTCTTCATTGAATGTGAAGACTGTTCTTGACGATTATTTCCGTAAGACAAAGCAGAAGTGTACGGCACATGTTGTCCATCGACTTGACCGTGATACATCAGGACTGATGATTTATGCTAAGGACATACAGACGGAGCAGTTACTTGAGCATGACTGGCATAATATCGTTTATGATCGTCGTTATGTAGCTGTAGTAAGTGGTGAGATGGAGCATGATGAAGGTACGATTGCCAATTGGCTAAAGGATAATAAGTCATACGTAACCTATAGCTCGCCAGTGGATAATGGTGGAAAATATGCCGTTACACATTTTCATGTGCTTGATCGTACGGTAGCTCACAGCCTTGTTGAGTATCAGTTAGAGACAGGTCGTAAGAATCAGATTCGTGTACATTCAGCCGATATGGGGCATCCTGTCTGCGGTGACATAAAGTATGGTAATGGTGATGACCCACTTCATCGTCTTTGTCTACATGCATACGTACTCTGTTTTCATCATCCTGTTACACACCAGCGTATGGAGTTTGAGACACCAATACCTGCTGTATTCAGACATTTATTCAAATAA
- a CDS encoding MotA/TolQ/ExbB proton channel family protein — MKKLIALFSIITILSFSCSTIVSAQAPAKAATTATADTLSDDALNETGVADTATVKTPTAQDTGIHQSLKRKFIEGNAGFMSLVALALVLGLAFCIERIIYLSLSEIDAKRFVGKLDDMIVAGEIEQAKALSRDTRGPVASICYQGLLRIDDSIENIERSVTSYGSVQSANLEKGCSWITLFIAMAPSLGFLGTVIGMVMAFDQIQEAGDISPTIVASGMKVALITTIFGIIVALVLQIFYNYILSKIDHITAQMEESAITLLDAIMKYKLKRIQNS; from the coding sequence ATGAAGAAATTAATAGCGTTGTTTTCAATCATAACAATACTCTCCTTCTCTTGCTCAACCATCGTTTCAGCACAGGCACCAGCCAAAGCAGCGACCACAGCTACTGCTGACACACTTTCAGATGATGCACTGAACGAGACAGGTGTAGCCGATACAGCAACCGTTAAAACACCAACCGCACAAGATACGGGCATCCACCAATCCTTAAAGCGTAAGTTCATCGAGGGTAATGCAGGCTTCATGTCGTTGGTAGCATTAGCTTTGGTGTTAGGCTTAGCATTCTGTATTGAACGCATTATCTATCTAAGTCTTTCAGAAATAGACGCCAAACGATTTGTTGGTAAGTTGGATGATATGATTGTTGCAGGCGAGATTGAACAGGCAAAAGCACTGAGTCGCGACACACGTGGACCAGTAGCTTCCATCTGTTATCAAGGTTTGTTGCGTATAGACGATTCTATAGAAAATATAGAACGTAGCGTTACCTCATACGGTAGTGTTCAGAGTGCTAACCTTGAGAAGGGCTGTTCATGGATTACACTCTTCATTGCAATGGCTCCATCACTCGGTTTCCTTGGAACCGTTATCGGTATGGTTATGGCGTTCGATCAGATTCAAGAGGCTGGCGATATTAGTCCAACGATTGTGGCATCAGGTATGAAGGTGGCTTTAATTACAACCATCTTCGGTATCATCGTAGCCCTCGTGCTGCAGATATTCTACAACTATATCCTCTCAAAGATTGACCATATCACAGCACAGATGGAAGAATCAGCCATCACATTGTTGGATGCAATCATGAAATATAAACTTAAGAGAATTCAGAATTCATAA
- a CDS encoding ExbD/TolR family protein, with the protein MMFRKRERRKVPILNTTSTADISFMLLIFFLVASSMDLDKGLSRQLPAIDKTKTPPAAVDSRKVMRIVIDAENQVTLDGKVVTMKELLQRATQLIQTNGKGHLIQLQSSRNASYDTYIHVQNQLVAAYNTLRNQRALNLFGKEFELCSNEQQKQIADEVPMRISEVYTVSKADNTEKGGTE; encoded by the coding sequence ATGATGTTTCGTAAGAGAGAACGAAGGAAAGTTCCTATACTAAATACGACGTCAACGGCAGATATTTCGTTCATGCTGTTGATATTCTTCCTTGTTGCCTCTTCTATGGACCTCGACAAAGGACTGTCACGTCAGTTGCCTGCTATCGACAAAACAAAGACACCACCTGCTGCCGTTGATAGCAGAAAAGTAATGCGTATTGTTATCGATGCGGAGAATCAAGTGACACTTGATGGAAAGGTTGTGACGATGAAGGAGCTCTTACAGCGCGCAACACAGCTTATTCAAACTAACGGAAAGGGGCATCTTATCCAGTTACAGAGCAGCCGTAACGCTTCATACGATACTTATATCCACGTGCAAAACCAATTAGTTGCAGCGTATAACACCCTTCGCAACCAACGTGCACTCAATCTTTTTGGAAAAGAGTTTGAGCTATGTAGCAACGAACAGCAGAAGCAAATAGCCGACGAAGTGCCTATGCGAATATCAGAGGTGTATACTGTTAGCAAGGCAGACAACACAGAGAAAGGGGGTACAGAATGA